In Electrophorus electricus isolate fEleEle1 chromosome 14, fEleEle1.pri, whole genome shotgun sequence, a single window of DNA contains:
- the ace gene encoding angiotensin-converting enzyme isoform X1, whose amino-acid sequence MYLGMLLLALFGVSMALRPEWEPGTYPETERGARQFVDDYNSTAEQVMYFSTEASWTYNTNLTDYNSQQQVQASMEEQAFVEAWGKKAKETFNETLMDTFNPELKKLISMINVLGPANLPTAERERYNAILSRMDNIYSTAKVCPKPKECWLLEPELTEIMANSRSYKKLLYAWEGWHNDSGVPLRTLYPEFVQLSNKASTMDGFPDTGAYWRSWYESPTFEKDLENLFKQLQPLYLNLHAFVRRKLYDFYGPKYINLKGPIPAHLLGNMWSQTWNNIYSMMIPFPDKPNVDVTQNMVAQGYNATYMFEVAEDFFISLGLEKMPFNFWNRSMLEKPDDGRDVVCHASAWDFYNREDFRIKQCTTVTMEQLFTVHHEMGHVEYYLQYKDKPVSFRRGANPGFHEAIGDVLSLSVSTPKHLKTIGLLDTLVDDKETDLNYLLKMALEKIAFLPFGYLIDQWRWGVFSGRTPPERYNAEWWYLRTKYQGICPPVRRTEEHFDPGAKYHIPGNTPYIRYFVSYILQFQFHQKLCQEAGHTGPLYKCDIYNSNQAGNILQKVMSAGSSKPWTEVLQEALGTNKMDASALMQYFGPITTWLAEQNKLTNETLGWPDFDWMPPVPDGYPEDIADKITDETQAKLFLAEYNTTAERVWNAYTEASWAYNTDINEINKQIMLEKNLEMATHTKTYGLQARNYDTTDFQDQSVKRILKKLSDLERAALPDAELKEYNNLLASMETTYSIAKVCKKDGTCLPLDPDLTKIMAESRDYEELLFAWQGWRNASGRQLRQNYKRYVELANLAAQSNGHSDNGAFWRSLYETPTFEEDLEALWKDLQPLYLNLHAYVRRGLFKKYGHNHINLQGPIPAHLLGNMWAQTWSGIMDLVIPYPDATQVDVTQAMLVQKWDAHRMFEESDHFFTSLGLEPMPNEFWNKSMLEKPTGGREVVCHASAWDFYNRKDFRIKQCTVVNMDDLITVHHEMGHVQYFLQYKDQPISFRDGANPGFHEAIGDVLALSVSTPKHLHTIGLLDKVEDNPESTINFLMSIALDKIAFLPFGYLMDQWRWKVFDGRISSTEYNKEWWNLRLKYQGLCPPVPRTEEDFDPGAKFHIPANVPYVRYFVSFVIQFQFHKALCEAAGHTGPLHNCDIYQSRNAGQLLGDVMKLGFSKPWPEAMMMITGQPNMSVQPLMEYFQPLTHWLEKENQRNGDILGWPDYDWMPPTTGGVEVVEELSTVNFLGLSVDEAGAAAGQWILLVLGIVLLLSTAFIGYKYRKARHLQNKSSSQVELK is encoded by the exons ATGTACTTGGGCATGTTACTGCTGGCTCTGTTCGGAGTCAGCATGGCTCTAAGACCTGAATGGGAGCCTGGGACTTACCCTGAAACAGAAAGGGGGGCCAGGCAGTTTGTGGATGACTACAACAGTACTGCAGAGCAAGTTATGTACTTCAGCACAGAAGCCAGCTGGACGTACAACACCAACCTGACggactacaactcccagcaACAG GTCCAGGCGTCCATGGAGGAACAAGCATTTGTGGAAGCTTGGGGAAAGAAGGCCAAGGAGACCTTTAATGAGACCCTCATGGACACCTTTAACCCAGAGCTGAAGAAACTCATCTCCATGATCAACGTACTGGGACCTGCCAATCTCCccacagctgagagagagagg tacaaTGCCATTTTGAGTCGGATGGATAACATCTACTCCACAGCAAAAGTGTGTCCCAAACCAAAGGAGTGCTGGTTATTGGAACCTG AGCTGACTGAGATTATGGCTAACTCCCGAAGTTACAAGAAGTTACTGTATGCCTGGGAGGGCTGGCACAATGACTCTGGAGTGCCACTCAGGACCCTCTACCCTGAATTTGTGCAGCTCAGCAACAAAGCCTCAACTATGGATG GTTTTCCAGACACTGGTGCTTATTGGCGCTCGTGGTACGAGTCTCCGACCTTTGAGAAGGATTTGGAGAACCTCTTCAAACAGCTGCAGCCTCTTTACTTGAACCTGCATGCCTTTGTCCGCCGGAAGCTCTATGACTTCTATGGCCCTAAGTATATCAACCTTAAAGGCCCCATCCCTGCCCATCTGCTTG GGAACATGTGGTCACAAACCTGGAACAACATCTATAGTATGATGATTCCTTTCCCTGATAAGCCCAATGTGGATGTGACCCAAAACATGGTTGCACAA GGCTACAATGCAACCTACATGTTTGAGGTGGCTGAAGACTTCTTCATATCCTTGGGTCTGGAGAAGATGCCCTTCAACTTCTGGAACAGATCTATGTTGGAGAAGCCTGACGATGGCCGAGATGTCGTCTGCCATGCCTCTGCCTGGGACTTCTACAACCGTGAGGACTTCAG GATTAAGCAGTGCACTACAGTGACTATGGAGCAGCTGTTCACTGTGCACCATGAGATGGGCCATGTGGAGTATTACCTGCAGTACAAAGACAAGCCAGTCAGCTTCAGACGTGGAGCCAATCCTGGTTTTCATGAGGCCATTGGAgatgtgctctctctttctgtctctacACCAAAACACCTGAAGACCATTGGCCTGCTGGACACACTTGTTGATGACAAAG AGACTGACCTCAACTACCTGTTGAAGATGGCTTTGGAGAAGATAGCCTTCCTTCCTTTTGGTTATCTCATCGATCAGTGGCGCTGGGGTGTGTTCAGTGGACGTACGCCCCCTGAACGTTACAATGCAGAGTGGTGGTACCTGAG GACAAAATATCAAGGTATCTGTCCACCAGTCAGGCGGACAGAAGAGCACTTTGACCCTGGGGCAAAATATCACATCCCAGGAAATACCCCCTACATCAG GTATTTTGTGAGCTACAtccttcagtttcagtttcatcAGAAGCTTTGCCAGGAGGCCGGACACACTGGGCCCCTGTACAAGTGTGACATTTACAATTCCAACCAGGCTGGGAACATATTACA AAAAGTCATGAGTGCTGGGTCATCTAAGCCCTGGACGGAGGTGCTGCAGGAAGCTTTGGGCACAAACAAAATGGACGCCAGTGCTCTGATGCAGTACTTTGGGCCTATCACCACCTGGTTAGCAGAACAGAACAAGCTGACCAATGAAACGCTGGGGTGGCCTGACTTTGACTGGATGCCACCTGTCCCAGATGGCTATCCAGAAGACATTG CAGACAAAATAACAGATGAGACACAGGCAAAGCTGTTCTTGGCTGAGTACAACACTACAGCGGAGAGAGTCTGGAATGCATACACTGAGGCCTCATGGGCCTATAACACTGACATCAATGAAATAAACAAGCAGATTATG CTGGAGAAAAACCTGGAGAtggctacacacacaaagacctaTGGATTGCAAGCCCGCAATTATGACACCACAGATTTCCAGGACCAATCAGTGAAGAGGATTCTAAAGAAACTCAGTGACCTGGAGAGGGCTGCACTCCCTGATGCTGAACTGAAAGAg TACAACAACTTGTTGGCCTCTATGGAGACCACTTACAGCATAGCTAAAGTCTGCAAAAAGGATGGTACATGTCTACCTCTTGATCCAG aCCTGACTAAGATCATGGCTGAGTCCAGAGACTATGAGGAGCTGCTATTTGCCTGGCAGGGTTGGCGCAATGCTTCAGGAAGACAGCTCCGCCAGAACTACAAGAGATACGTGGAGCTTGCCAACTTAGCTGCACAGAGTAATG GACATTCTGACAATGGGGCATTTTGGCGCTCTTTGTATGAGACACCCACCTTTGAGGAGGATCTGGAGGCATTATGGAAAGACCTTCAGCCACTCTACCTCAACCTCCATGCTTATGTGCGCAGAGGCCTGTTCAAAAAGTATGGACACAATCACATCAACCTCCAAGGACCAATTCCTGCACATTTACTAG GGAACATGTGGGCCCAGACCTGGTCTGGCATTATGGACCTGGTTATACCCTACCCTGATGCCACACAGGTAGATGTCACCCAAGCCATGTTAGTCCAG AAATGGGATGCTCATCGCATGTTTGAAGAGTCTGATCACTTCTTCACTAGTCTGGGCCTGGAGCCCATGCCTAACGAGTTCTGGAATAAGTCCATGCTGGAGAAACCCACAGGCGGCCGGGAAGTGGTGTGCCATGCTTCTGCCTGGGACTTTTACAACCGCAAAGACTTCAG GATCAAGCAGTGCACGGTGGTGAACATGGATGACCTCATCACTGTGCACCATGAGATGGGGCATGTGCAGTACTTCCTGCAATACAAGGACCAGCCCATCTCTTTCCGTGATGGTGCCAACCCTGGGTTCCATGAGGCCATTGGTGATGTTCTGGCCTTGTCGGTGTCCACACCCAAACACCTCCACACCATTGGCCTGCTAGACAAGGTGGAGGATAACCCAG AGAGCACCATTAACTTTCTGATGAGCATTGCCCTGGATAAAATCGCTTTCCTGCCATTTGGCTACCTGATGGACCAGTGGCGGTGGAAGGTGTTTGATGGTAGGATATCAAGTACAGAGTACAATAAAGAGTGGTGGAACCTCAG GCTGAAGTACCAGGGTTTGTGCCCACCCGTGCCTCGCACGGAAGAGGACTTTGATCCTGGGGCGAAGTTCCACATTCCTGCCAATGTACCCTATGTCAg gTACTTTGTCAGCTTTGTGATTCAGTTCCAGTTTCATAAAGCACTGTGTGAAGCTGCTGGCCATACTGGTCCCCTTCACAACTGTGACATCTATCAGTCCAGAAATGCAGGCCAACTCTTGGG GGATGTGATGAAGCTGGGCTTCAGTAAGCCTTGGCCAGAGGCAATGATGATGATCACTGGCCAGCCCAACATGTCTGTGCAGCCTCTAATGGAGTACTTCCAGCCCCTCACCCACTGGCtggaaaaggaaaaccaaaggAACGGTGACATCCTTGGCTGGCCAGACTATGACTGGATGCCACCCACAA CAGGTGGTGTGGAGGTGGTAGAGGAGCTCAGCACAGTGAACTTCCTGGGTCTGAGTGTGGATGAAGCCGGAGCTGCCGCTGGCCAGTGGATTCTCCTGGTGCTGGGAAtcgttctcctcctctccaccgcCTTCATAGGCTACAAATACAGGAAAGCCAGGCATCTACAAAACAAGTCTAGCTCCCAGGTGGAGCTCAAATAG
- the ace gene encoding angiotensin-converting enzyme isoform X3, giving the protein MYLGMLLLALFGVSMALRPEWEPGTYPETERGARQFVDDYNSTAEQVMYFSTEASWTYNTNLTDYNSQQQVQASMEEQAFVEAWGKKAKETFNETLMDTFNPELKKLISMINVLGPANLPTAERERYNAILSRMDNIYSTAKVCPKPKECWLLEPELTEIMANSRSYKKLLYAWEGWHNDSGVPLRTLYPEFVQLSNKASTMDGFPDTGAYWRSWYESPTFEKDLENLFKQLQPLYLNLHAFVRRKLYDFYGPKYINLKGPIPAHLLGNMWSQTWNNIYSMMIPFPDKPNVDVTQNMVAQGYNATYMFEVAEDFFISLGLEKMPFNFWNRSMLEKPDDGRDVVCHASAWDFYNREDFRIKQCTTVTMEQLFTVHHEMGHVEYYLQYKDKPVSFRRGANPGFHEAIGDVLSLSVSTPKHLKTIGLLDTLVDDKETDLNYLLKMALEKIAFLPFGYLIDQWRWGVFSGRTPPERYNAEWWYLRTKYQGICPPVRRTEEHFDPGAKYHIPGNTPYIRYFVSYILQFQFHQKLCQEAGHTGPLYKCDIYNSNQAGNILQKVMSAGSSKPWTEVLQEALGTNKMDASALMQYFGPITTWLAEQNKLTNETLGWPDFDWMPPVPDGYPEDIDKITDETQAKLFLAEYNTTAERVWNAYTEASWAYNTDINEINKQIMLEKNLEMATHTKTYGLQARNYDTTDFQDQSVKRILKKLSDLERAALPDAELKEYNNLLASMETTYSIAKVCKKDGTCLPLDPDLTKIMAESRDYEELLFAWQGWRNASGRQLRQNYKRYVELANLAAQSNGHSDNGAFWRSLYETPTFEEDLEALWKDLQPLYLNLHAYVRRGLFKKYGHNHINLQGPIPAHLLGNMWAQTWSGIMDLVIPYPDATQVDVTQAMLVQKWDAHRMFEESDHFFTSLGLEPMPNEFWNKSMLEKPTGGREVVCHASAWDFYNRKDFRIKQCTVVNMDDLITVHHEMGHVQYFLQYKDQPISFRDGANPGFHEAIGDVLALSVSTPKHLHTIGLLDKVEDNPESTINFLMSIALDKIAFLPFGYLMDQWRWKVFDGRISSTEYNKEWWNLRLKYQGLCPPVPRTEEDFDPGAKFHIPANVPYVRYFVSFVIQFQFHKALCEAAGHTGPLHNCDIYQSRNAGQLLGDVMKLGFSKPWPEAMMMITGQPNMSVQPLMEYFQPLTHWLEKENQRNGDILGWPDYDWMPPTTGGVEVVEELSTVNFLGLSVDEAGAAAGQWILLVLGIVLLLSTAFIGYKYRKARHLQNKSSSQVELK; this is encoded by the exons ATGTACTTGGGCATGTTACTGCTGGCTCTGTTCGGAGTCAGCATGGCTCTAAGACCTGAATGGGAGCCTGGGACTTACCCTGAAACAGAAAGGGGGGCCAGGCAGTTTGTGGATGACTACAACAGTACTGCAGAGCAAGTTATGTACTTCAGCACAGAAGCCAGCTGGACGTACAACACCAACCTGACggactacaactcccagcaACAG GTCCAGGCGTCCATGGAGGAACAAGCATTTGTGGAAGCTTGGGGAAAGAAGGCCAAGGAGACCTTTAATGAGACCCTCATGGACACCTTTAACCCAGAGCTGAAGAAACTCATCTCCATGATCAACGTACTGGGACCTGCCAATCTCCccacagctgagagagagagg tacaaTGCCATTTTGAGTCGGATGGATAACATCTACTCCACAGCAAAAGTGTGTCCCAAACCAAAGGAGTGCTGGTTATTGGAACCTG AGCTGACTGAGATTATGGCTAACTCCCGAAGTTACAAGAAGTTACTGTATGCCTGGGAGGGCTGGCACAATGACTCTGGAGTGCCACTCAGGACCCTCTACCCTGAATTTGTGCAGCTCAGCAACAAAGCCTCAACTATGGATG GTTTTCCAGACACTGGTGCTTATTGGCGCTCGTGGTACGAGTCTCCGACCTTTGAGAAGGATTTGGAGAACCTCTTCAAACAGCTGCAGCCTCTTTACTTGAACCTGCATGCCTTTGTCCGCCGGAAGCTCTATGACTTCTATGGCCCTAAGTATATCAACCTTAAAGGCCCCATCCCTGCCCATCTGCTTG GGAACATGTGGTCACAAACCTGGAACAACATCTATAGTATGATGATTCCTTTCCCTGATAAGCCCAATGTGGATGTGACCCAAAACATGGTTGCACAA GGCTACAATGCAACCTACATGTTTGAGGTGGCTGAAGACTTCTTCATATCCTTGGGTCTGGAGAAGATGCCCTTCAACTTCTGGAACAGATCTATGTTGGAGAAGCCTGACGATGGCCGAGATGTCGTCTGCCATGCCTCTGCCTGGGACTTCTACAACCGTGAGGACTTCAG GATTAAGCAGTGCACTACAGTGACTATGGAGCAGCTGTTCACTGTGCACCATGAGATGGGCCATGTGGAGTATTACCTGCAGTACAAAGACAAGCCAGTCAGCTTCAGACGTGGAGCCAATCCTGGTTTTCATGAGGCCATTGGAgatgtgctctctctttctgtctctacACCAAAACACCTGAAGACCATTGGCCTGCTGGACACACTTGTTGATGACAAAG AGACTGACCTCAACTACCTGTTGAAGATGGCTTTGGAGAAGATAGCCTTCCTTCCTTTTGGTTATCTCATCGATCAGTGGCGCTGGGGTGTGTTCAGTGGACGTACGCCCCCTGAACGTTACAATGCAGAGTGGTGGTACCTGAG GACAAAATATCAAGGTATCTGTCCACCAGTCAGGCGGACAGAAGAGCACTTTGACCCTGGGGCAAAATATCACATCCCAGGAAATACCCCCTACATCAG GTATTTTGTGAGCTACAtccttcagtttcagtttcatcAGAAGCTTTGCCAGGAGGCCGGACACACTGGGCCCCTGTACAAGTGTGACATTTACAATTCCAACCAGGCTGGGAACATATTACA AAAAGTCATGAGTGCTGGGTCATCTAAGCCCTGGACGGAGGTGCTGCAGGAAGCTTTGGGCACAAACAAAATGGACGCCAGTGCTCTGATGCAGTACTTTGGGCCTATCACCACCTGGTTAGCAGAACAGAACAAGCTGACCAATGAAACGCTGGGGTGGCCTGACTTTGACTGGATGCCACCTGTCCCAGATGGCTATCCAGAAGACATTG ACAAAATAACAGATGAGACACAGGCAAAGCTGTTCTTGGCTGAGTACAACACTACAGCGGAGAGAGTCTGGAATGCATACACTGAGGCCTCATGGGCCTATAACACTGACATCAATGAAATAAACAAGCAGATTATG CTGGAGAAAAACCTGGAGAtggctacacacacaaagacctaTGGATTGCAAGCCCGCAATTATGACACCACAGATTTCCAGGACCAATCAGTGAAGAGGATTCTAAAGAAACTCAGTGACCTGGAGAGGGCTGCACTCCCTGATGCTGAACTGAAAGAg TACAACAACTTGTTGGCCTCTATGGAGACCACTTACAGCATAGCTAAAGTCTGCAAAAAGGATGGTACATGTCTACCTCTTGATCCAG aCCTGACTAAGATCATGGCTGAGTCCAGAGACTATGAGGAGCTGCTATTTGCCTGGCAGGGTTGGCGCAATGCTTCAGGAAGACAGCTCCGCCAGAACTACAAGAGATACGTGGAGCTTGCCAACTTAGCTGCACAGAGTAATG GACATTCTGACAATGGGGCATTTTGGCGCTCTTTGTATGAGACACCCACCTTTGAGGAGGATCTGGAGGCATTATGGAAAGACCTTCAGCCACTCTACCTCAACCTCCATGCTTATGTGCGCAGAGGCCTGTTCAAAAAGTATGGACACAATCACATCAACCTCCAAGGACCAATTCCTGCACATTTACTAG GGAACATGTGGGCCCAGACCTGGTCTGGCATTATGGACCTGGTTATACCCTACCCTGATGCCACACAGGTAGATGTCACCCAAGCCATGTTAGTCCAG AAATGGGATGCTCATCGCATGTTTGAAGAGTCTGATCACTTCTTCACTAGTCTGGGCCTGGAGCCCATGCCTAACGAGTTCTGGAATAAGTCCATGCTGGAGAAACCCACAGGCGGCCGGGAAGTGGTGTGCCATGCTTCTGCCTGGGACTTTTACAACCGCAAAGACTTCAG GATCAAGCAGTGCACGGTGGTGAACATGGATGACCTCATCACTGTGCACCATGAGATGGGGCATGTGCAGTACTTCCTGCAATACAAGGACCAGCCCATCTCTTTCCGTGATGGTGCCAACCCTGGGTTCCATGAGGCCATTGGTGATGTTCTGGCCTTGTCGGTGTCCACACCCAAACACCTCCACACCATTGGCCTGCTAGACAAGGTGGAGGATAACCCAG AGAGCACCATTAACTTTCTGATGAGCATTGCCCTGGATAAAATCGCTTTCCTGCCATTTGGCTACCTGATGGACCAGTGGCGGTGGAAGGTGTTTGATGGTAGGATATCAAGTACAGAGTACAATAAAGAGTGGTGGAACCTCAG GCTGAAGTACCAGGGTTTGTGCCCACCCGTGCCTCGCACGGAAGAGGACTTTGATCCTGGGGCGAAGTTCCACATTCCTGCCAATGTACCCTATGTCAg gTACTTTGTCAGCTTTGTGATTCAGTTCCAGTTTCATAAAGCACTGTGTGAAGCTGCTGGCCATACTGGTCCCCTTCACAACTGTGACATCTATCAGTCCAGAAATGCAGGCCAACTCTTGGG GGATGTGATGAAGCTGGGCTTCAGTAAGCCTTGGCCAGAGGCAATGATGATGATCACTGGCCAGCCCAACATGTCTGTGCAGCCTCTAATGGAGTACTTCCAGCCCCTCACCCACTGGCtggaaaaggaaaaccaaaggAACGGTGACATCCTTGGCTGGCCAGACTATGACTGGATGCCACCCACAA CAGGTGGTGTGGAGGTGGTAGAGGAGCTCAGCACAGTGAACTTCCTGGGTCTGAGTGTGGATGAAGCCGGAGCTGCCGCTGGCCAGTGGATTCTCCTGGTGCTGGGAAtcgttctcctcctctccaccgcCTTCATAGGCTACAAATACAGGAAAGCCAGGCATCTACAAAACAAGTCTAGCTCCCAGGTGGAGCTCAAATAG